A portion of the Channa argus isolate prfri chromosome 19, Channa argus male v1.0, whole genome shotgun sequence genome contains these proteins:
- the dap gene encoding death-associated protein 1 homolog, whose product MSSPPKENVETKGGHLPAVKAGGMRIVQKHQPTAAPEPPQKDDEEYVSESPPKAPVIVSGVVTKGDKDFTPAAAQVAHQKPQPCVPKLPPAQHINQHIHQPRK is encoded by the exons ATGTCATCGCCGCCAAAGGAGAACGTCGAAACCAAAGGAGGTCATCTCCCTGCAG taAAGGCGGGAGGTATGAGGATAGTGCAGAAGCACCAACCAACTGCTGCCCCGGAACCTCCACAGAAAGATGACGAGGAGTACGTCAGTGAGAG TCCACCAAAGGCTCCTGTGATTGTGTCTGGAGTGGTTAcaaag ggTGATAAGGACTTCACCCCAGCAGCTGCTCAAGTGGCCCACCAGAAGCCCCAGCCTTGTGTCCCCAAGCTGCCCCCCGCTCAGCACATCAACCAGCACATTCACCAGCCCCGCAAGTGA